In the genome of Fretibacterium sp. OH1220_COT-178, one region contains:
- the adhE gene encoding bifunctional acetaldehyde-CoA/alcohol dehydrogenase, which translates to MSKKSEPVVAESVNSVEELQAKIAAMRKAQEKFASYTQEQVDRIFFESAMAANKERIPLAKLACEETGMGVVEDKVIKNHYAAEYIYNAYKRVKTCGVIEHDAAYGVKRIAEPVGVVGAVVPTTNPTSTAIFKCLICLKTRNAILLSPHPRAKACTIAAAKIVLEAAVKAGAPEGIIDWIEEPSIELSNELMRSADVILATGGPGMVRAAYSSGKPAIGVGPGNDPVVMDSSCDIPTAVYSVIHSKTFDNGMICSSEQSVTAMADIYDAVRQEFVKRGCYLLRDDEREKVGKILLTEAGTVSPKIVGQPACKIAEIAGISVPEETKILIGEVTSVDPSEPFAHEKLSPVLALYKAENFDTALDMADKLVKDGGYGHTASLYINPLETEKLERFASRMKTCRILVNTPSSQGGIGDLYNFKLTPSLTLGCGSYGGNSVSENVGIKHLLNIKTVAERRENMLWFRAPQKVYFKKGCLPVALDELKNVYGKKKAFIVTDTFLFSNGYTKPITDKLDQLGISHECFFEVTPDPTIQCARKGVQALTAFGPDVIIALGGGSSMDAAKIMWVMYEHPECNFEDLAMDFMDIRKRVYTFPEMGLKAMMVAIPTSSGTGSEVTPFAIITDADTGTKWPIADYELLPNMAIIDADNMMNQPKGLTSASGIDALTHALEAYVSIMATDFTDGMALTATRLIFEYLPRAYEKGAQDPFAREKMGNASTLAGMAFANAFLGVCHSMAHKLGAYHHLPHGIANALLIEHVMRYNANEAPAKMGTFPQYPYPKAKSRYCEVARFVGITGGNEDEIFEKFVGSVAALKEKVGIKRTIKEYGIAEADFMRTLDDMVENAFNDQCTPANPRYPLMSEIKELYLKAFHGS; encoded by the coding sequence ATGTCCAAGAAATCAGAGCCTGTAGTTGCGGAATCCGTCAACAGCGTGGAGGAGTTGCAGGCAAAGATTGCCGCCATGAGGAAGGCGCAGGAGAAATTTGCTTCTTATACGCAGGAGCAGGTCGATCGTATTTTTTTCGAGTCGGCTATGGCGGCGAACAAGGAACGGATTCCTTTGGCAAAACTCGCGTGCGAGGAGACCGGCATGGGCGTCGTGGAGGACAAGGTGATCAAAAATCACTATGCGGCGGAGTATATCTATAACGCCTACAAGAGAGTGAAAACGTGTGGCGTCATCGAGCACGATGCGGCTTATGGCGTGAAAAGGATCGCCGAGCCGGTAGGCGTGGTCGGGGCCGTCGTCCCCACGACGAATCCTACCTCCACGGCGATTTTCAAGTGCCTGATCTGCCTGAAGACGAGAAACGCCATCTTGCTGAGCCCGCACCCCCGAGCCAAGGCGTGCACCATTGCGGCGGCGAAGATCGTGCTGGAGGCGGCCGTCAAGGCTGGGGCGCCCGAGGGGATCATCGATTGGATTGAAGAGCCCTCCATCGAATTGTCGAACGAATTGATGCGGTCGGCCGACGTCATTTTGGCGACGGGCGGCCCCGGCATGGTCAGGGCCGCCTACTCGTCGGGCAAGCCGGCCATTGGCGTGGGGCCCGGAAACGATCCGGTCGTCATGGACAGCTCGTGCGATATCCCCACCGCGGTTTATTCGGTCATCCACTCCAAGACGTTCGACAATGGGATGATCTGTTCTTCGGAACAATCGGTAACCGCGATGGCCGATATTTACGACGCCGTGCGGCAGGAATTCGTCAAACGGGGGTGTTACCTGCTTCGGGACGACGAACGCGAAAAGGTGGGGAAAATCCTTCTGACCGAGGCGGGGACGGTCTCGCCGAAGATCGTCGGGCAGCCCGCTTGCAAGATAGCTGAAATAGCGGGGATCAGCGTGCCGGAGGAGACGAAAATTCTGATCGGAGAGGTGACCTCGGTCGACCCGTCGGAGCCGTTTGCCCACGAAAAGCTGTCCCCCGTCCTGGCGTTGTACAAGGCCGAGAACTTCGACACCGCTTTGGACATGGCGGACAAGCTGGTCAAGGACGGCGGTTACGGCCATACGGCATCCCTCTACATCAACCCCCTGGAGACCGAGAAGCTGGAACGCTTTGCGAGCCGCATGAAGACCTGCCGGATATTGGTGAATACGCCCTCGTCGCAGGGGGGAATCGGCGATCTCTACAACTTCAAGCTCACTCCTTCGCTGACTTTGGGATGCGGTTCCTACGGAGGCAACTCCGTGTCCGAAAACGTGGGGATCAAGCATCTGCTGAACATCAAAACGGTTGCCGAAAGGAGAGAAAATATGCTGTGGTTCAGAGCGCCCCAGAAGGTCTATTTCAAAAAGGGATGCCTGCCCGTCGCCCTGGACGAGTTGAAGAACGTCTATGGAAAGAAGAAGGCGTTTATCGTCACGGACACCTTTTTGTTCTCGAACGGATATACGAAACCCATAACCGACAAACTGGATCAGCTCGGCATCAGCCACGAGTGCTTCTTTGAGGTGACGCCCGATCCCACCATCCAATGTGCAAGGAAGGGAGTGCAGGCCCTGACGGCCTTTGGACCCGACGTCATCATCGCTCTTGGCGGAGGCTCCTCCATGGACGCCGCCAAGATCATGTGGGTGATGTACGAACATCCGGAATGCAACTTCGAGGACCTGGCGATGGACTTCATGGACATACGCAAAAGGGTATACACCTTCCCCGAGATGGGGCTCAAGGCGATGATGGTCGCCATACCGACCTCGTCCGGGACGGGGTCCGAGGTAACGCCGTTCGCGATCATCACGGATGCGGACACGGGGACGAAATGGCCCATCGCCGATTACGAGCTGTTGCCCAACATGGCGATCATCGATGCCGACAACATGATGAATCAGCCCAAAGGGTTGACGAGCGCTTCCGGCATCGACGCGCTGACCCATGCCCTGGAGGCCTACGTCTCCATTATGGCCACGGACTTCACCGACGGCATGGCCCTGACGGCGACCCGGCTCATCTTCGAGTATCTCCCCAGAGCGTACGAGAAGGGGGCCCAGGACCCCTTTGCGAGGGAAAAAATGGGCAACGCTTCGACACTTGCCGGCATGGCTTTTGCGAATGCTTTTCTGGGCGTCTGCCACTCCATGGCACACAAGTTGGGCGCCTACCATCACCTGCCCCACGGCATAGCCAACGCCTTGTTGATCGAACACGTCATGCGCTACAACGCGAACGAGGCACCGGCAAAGATGGGCACGTTCCCCCAATATCCTTATCCCAAGGCCAAGAGCCGGTATTGTGAAGTGGCCAGGTTCGTTGGCATCACGGGCGGAAATGAGGACGAGATCTTCGAGAAATTCGTCGGGAGTGTCGCTGCCCTGAAGGAAAAGGTAGGCATCAAGCGGACCATCAAAGAATACGGTATCGCAGAGGCAGATTTTATGAGAACGCTGGACGATATGGTGGAGAACGCGTTCAACGACCAATGTACCCCCGCGAACCCGAGATATCCCTTGATGAGCGAGATCAAGGAGCTGTATCTCAAGGCCTTCCATGGATCCTGA
- a CDS encoding acetate--CoA ligase family protein codes for MTESNAALLSHPLRKLFAPQSVAIVGASSDPERLTGRTLRYLQAFGYRGAIHPVNPKADAVAGLPVHRDIAEIEGPLDLAILSVRANLIPGVMRACADKQVPFVLIYSSGFSETGNNALQEEVSAIAREGGIRVLGPNCQGLVNLAEGIPLTFSGALYEAPRPVTGHVALVSQSGAFGFSSFGVGMEHGVRFRYVVTTGNQSDLDAVECADYVLEDPEVRLLMLYLEGLEDGAGFLRLVRRARERGIAVAVLKAGRSPSAREAAKSHTAALTGDERVWSAVFSQYGVIPMEDIDDIIGIGQVLGAEKRMKGGSSAILTTSGGAGIVMADCLNDVGLSVPEFSPLTRTRIEAAIPPFGASRNPVDMTVQISEQPENFRSVFDAVQEDAELDSVVTSLSMIVGRAGDVMTDIMIESYGRSPKPQAAVWMIDHQHGGRFIERLKGAGIPIFQSFRQCARAMKALKRWGTFEPPLAPRFDASEPILPDWEESMTEYDAKVFLSRYGIPVTRERLCLNLEEACDAAEELGFPVALKGMAASVLHKTEAGIVALDVRSFEELRSALKTVRSHLAEHVGDRGVQGFLVSEMVRGGFECIVGVKRDPVFGPMIAVGLGGIYVEVLGDVSLRHGAVDEDEALDMIRQIKGYSFLSGTRGSRPRDIRALARIVSRVSQLAVTETGLLELDINPVFVLEEGKGAVAADALVVKAQEA; via the coding sequence ATGACCGAGTCGAATGCAGCCTTGCTGTCCCACCCTCTGAGAAAGCTCTTCGCCCCTCAAAGCGTCGCCATCGTCGGCGCCTCGTCCGACCCGGAACGCCTGACGGGACGGACGCTCCGCTATTTGCAGGCCTTCGGCTACCGGGGAGCGATACACCCGGTCAACCCGAAGGCCGACGCCGTCGCAGGCCTGCCCGTGCACCGGGACATCGCGGAGATCGAAGGTCCCCTGGATCTCGCGATCCTCAGCGTCAGGGCCAACCTGATCCCCGGCGTGATGCGGGCCTGTGCCGACAAGCAGGTTCCCTTCGTCCTGATCTACTCCTCGGGTTTTTCCGAGACGGGCAACAATGCGCTTCAGGAGGAGGTGTCCGCCATCGCACGCGAGGGGGGCATCCGGGTCCTGGGGCCGAACTGCCAGGGACTGGTGAACCTGGCGGAGGGGATTCCCCTCACGTTTTCGGGCGCCCTCTACGAGGCGCCGCGCCCGGTAACGGGACACGTTGCGCTCGTGTCCCAGAGCGGAGCGTTCGGGTTCTCGTCCTTCGGCGTGGGGATGGAGCACGGCGTGCGGTTCCGCTACGTCGTCACCACCGGCAACCAGTCGGACCTCGATGCCGTGGAGTGTGCGGACTACGTGCTGGAGGACCCCGAGGTGCGCCTGCTGATGCTCTATCTGGAAGGGCTGGAGGACGGGGCGGGCTTCCTGCGCCTGGTGCGGAGGGCCCGCGAACGCGGCATCGCCGTTGCGGTCCTGAAGGCTGGACGGTCGCCCTCGGCCCGGGAGGCGGCCAAGAGCCATACGGCGGCACTGACGGGGGACGAGCGGGTCTGGTCGGCGGTGTTCTCGCAGTACGGGGTCATCCCGATGGAGGATATCGACGACATCATCGGCATCGGCCAGGTGCTGGGGGCGGAGAAACGCATGAAGGGCGGCAGCTCCGCGATCCTGACCACCTCCGGAGGGGCCGGCATCGTCATGGCCGATTGCCTGAACGACGTGGGGCTCTCCGTCCCGGAGTTCTCGCCTCTGACGAGGACGCGCATCGAGGCGGCCATTCCGCCCTTCGGGGCGTCCCGCAACCCCGTGGACATGACGGTCCAGATCTCCGAGCAGCCGGAGAACTTCCGCAGCGTCTTCGACGCGGTGCAGGAGGACGCGGAGCTGGACTCGGTCGTGACGTCCCTGTCGATGATCGTGGGGCGCGCGGGCGACGTCATGACGGACATCATGATCGAGAGCTACGGCCGCAGCCCGAAGCCCCAGGCGGCCGTCTGGATGATCGACCATCAACATGGAGGCCGCTTCATCGAACGGCTGAAGGGGGCCGGGATCCCCATCTTTCAGAGCTTCCGTCAGTGCGCCCGCGCCATGAAGGCCCTCAAGCGGTGGGGGACCTTCGAGCCTCCTCTGGCGCCCCGTTTCGACGCGAGCGAGCCGATCCTTCCGGACTGGGAGGAGAGCATGACCGAGTACGACGCCAAGGTGTTCCTCTCCCGGTACGGCATTCCCGTGACGCGCGAGCGCCTTTGCCTGAACCTGGAGGAGGCGTGCGACGCGGCCGAGGAGCTGGGTTTCCCCGTGGCGCTCAAGGGGATGGCGGCCTCCGTGCTGCACAAGACGGAGGCGGGGATCGTGGCACTGGACGTGCGGTCCTTCGAGGAGCTCCGAAGCGCGCTCAAGACCGTGCGGAGTCATTTGGCGGAGCATGTCGGGGACCGGGGAGTCCAGGGTTTTCTGGTCTCCGAGATGGTGCGGGGAGGGTTCGAGTGCATCGTCGGCGTGAAGCGGGATCCCGTGTTCGGGCCGATGATCGCGGTGGGCCTCGGCGGAATCTACGTCGAGGTGCTGGGCGACGTGTCCCTGAGGCACGGGGCCGTCGACGAGGACGAGGCGCTCGACATGATCCGCCAGATCAAGGGCTACTCGTTCCTCTCCGGGACCCGGGGCAGCCGGCCGAGGGATATCCGGGCCCTGGCCCGGATCGTCAGCCGGGTCTCGCAGCTGGCGGTCACCGAGACGGGGCTGCTGGAGCTGGACATCAATCCCGTGTTCGTCCTGGAGGAGGGCAAGGGGGCCGTGGCGGCGGACGCGCTGGTCGTGAAGGCGCAGGAGGCATGA
- the hcp gene encoding hydroxylamine reductase has translation MFCYQCEQTARGTGCNVVGVCGKSAEVSDLQDLLVHAAKGIAMYAHRARGLGSVDREIDRFVVEALFTTVTNVNFDNLRMAEMIARASSARRSAKRLYEEACARVGTKPEVLSGPAVDELPESMADMVVAGGRYTPLSWAERRGDVVQGLYDLVLLGLKGSAAYAHHALVLGYEDEGIYGFFHEKLDALSREAMTVEELTAHVLDAGKWNIDVMNLLDRANTEVYGHPEPTPVRIHPLKGKAILVSGHDLRDLDLLLQQTEGKGINIYTHGEMLPCHGYPRLKKYPHLAGNYGGAWQDQQKEFAAFPGAILMTTNCIQKPTSYTDRIFTTGLVAFPGVRHIDDKKDFTPVIEAALAAPGFEADGDDKRILVGFGHNTVLNAAGKVVELVKAGKIRHFFLVGGCDGAKSGRNYYTDFATQAPRDTVILTLACGKFRFNKLDFGDIDGLPRLLDVGQCNDAASAIKIAAALAEAFGTDVNGLPLSLVLSWYEQKAVCILLSLLFLGIKNIRLGPSLPAFVKPPVLEFLQKAFNIQPITTPEADLKAILG, from the coding sequence ATGTTCTGTTATCAGTGCGAGCAGACCGCGAGGGGGACGGGATGCAATGTCGTCGGAGTGTGCGGGAAGTCCGCGGAGGTCTCGGACCTTCAGGATCTCCTGGTCCACGCCGCAAAGGGAATTGCGATGTACGCGCACCGTGCGCGCGGGCTCGGATCGGTCGACCGGGAGATCGATCGGTTCGTGGTCGAGGCGCTCTTCACGACCGTCACGAACGTCAACTTCGACAACCTCCGCATGGCCGAGATGATCGCCCGGGCCAGTTCCGCGCGCAGGAGCGCGAAACGGCTCTACGAGGAGGCCTGCGCGCGGGTGGGCACGAAGCCCGAGGTTCTCTCCGGCCCTGCGGTGGACGAGCTGCCGGAAAGCATGGCCGACATGGTCGTCGCGGGCGGGCGCTACACCCCCCTGAGCTGGGCGGAGAGACGGGGGGATGTCGTTCAGGGGCTCTACGATCTGGTTTTGCTCGGCCTGAAGGGCAGCGCGGCGTACGCCCACCACGCCCTCGTGCTGGGCTACGAGGACGAGGGCATCTACGGGTTCTTCCACGAAAAGCTCGACGCCCTGAGCCGCGAGGCGATGACCGTGGAGGAGCTGACGGCACACGTTCTGGACGCGGGCAAGTGGAACATAGACGTCATGAACCTTCTGGACAGGGCCAACACCGAGGTGTACGGACACCCCGAGCCGACGCCGGTCCGCATCCACCCGCTGAAGGGCAAGGCCATCCTGGTCTCCGGCCACGATCTGCGCGACCTGGATCTGCTGCTCCAGCAGACGGAGGGCAAGGGCATCAACATCTACACCCACGGCGAGATGCTGCCCTGCCACGGATACCCGCGGCTCAAGAAGTATCCGCACCTGGCGGGCAACTACGGCGGAGCCTGGCAGGACCAGCAGAAGGAGTTCGCGGCCTTCCCCGGCGCCATCCTGATGACCACCAACTGCATCCAGAAGCCCACCAGCTATACGGACCGCATCTTCACCACGGGGCTGGTGGCCTTCCCCGGAGTGCGCCACATCGACGACAAGAAGGACTTCACGCCGGTCATCGAGGCCGCCCTGGCCGCGCCGGGCTTCGAGGCCGACGGCGACGACAAGCGGATCCTCGTGGGCTTCGGCCACAACACCGTGCTGAACGCCGCGGGCAAGGTCGTCGAGCTGGTCAAGGCCGGAAAGATCCGGCACTTTTTCCTGGTCGGCGGCTGCGACGGCGCCAAGAGCGGTCGCAACTACTACACGGACTTCGCCACACAGGCGCCCCGGGACACCGTGATCCTGACCCTGGCGTGCGGAAAGTTCCGCTTCAACAAGCTGGACTTCGGGGACATCGACGGGCTGCCCCGCCTGCTGGACGTCGGGCAGTGCAACGACGCCGCGTCGGCCATCAAGATCGCCGCGGCGCTGGCCGAGGCCTTCGGCACCGACGTCAACGGCCTGCCCCTGTCTCTGGTGCTCTCCTGGTACGAGCAGAAGGCCGTCTGCATCCTGCTCTCCCTGCTCTTTCTGGGAATCAAAAACATCCGGCTCGGGCCCTCGCTGCCTGCATTCGTCAAGCCGCCCGTGCTGGAGTTCCTGCAGAAGGCCTTCAACATCCAGCCCATCACGACCCCCGAGGCCGACCTCAAGGCCATTCTGGGATAA
- the pepF gene encoding oligoendopeptidase F, translating to MKCSAVSLGVLAAFCGLFCCSGRGAASEVGAVPERASVPERYRWDLEAIYPTLDDWEAAFAALSPRVDALSAWAGKLKDAPSLLAFLREREAVEFELERLFVFAHMKGDEDLRVGRHQELKGRAESLSVRFGAACSFFVPEVLALDEEELRRWVAGDEALKQYAFFFERLLREKPHVLSAAGEELLARSREMASTPAGAFSLLTNADMKFPKVRGEDGTEVELTEERYYRLSRSRNREVRKAAFEGIHDTYGGFRNAIGALYAGSVKGDLFYARARRYENSLQAALFGDDVPVSVYDNVVDTARKHSPLMKRYERLRRSVLKLDALHAYDLNVPLTEEPLADIPYEDACRMVVEALAPLGEEYVSTLKKGFEERWVDVYENQGKRKGAYSWGSYGTRPYVLLNYNGTLRDVFTIAHEMGHSLHSWYSRRTQPQVYADYPILLAEVASTTNEMLLLEYLLRRSASAEEKKWLLTYFYDMIRATFFRQALFAEFERTVHARAEGGGALTPEYFCRVWGELNEDYYGPEMVVDEPLKMEWARIPHFYRAFYVYKYVTGITAACALSEALLTEGEPARERYLAFLRSGSAEWPLETLRRAGVDLTSPAPFERTMELFKRRLDEGEALWR from the coding sequence ATGAAATGTTCTGCCGTATCGCTGGGGGTGCTGGCCGCGTTCTGCGGCCTTTTCTGCTGTTCGGGGAGGGGCGCGGCCTCGGAGGTCGGGGCCGTGCCCGAGCGCGCGTCGGTCCCGGAGAGGTACCGCTGGGATCTCGAGGCCATCTACCCGACGCTCGACGACTGGGAGGCCGCGTTCGCCGCGCTCTCCCCGAGGGTGGACGCCCTCTCCGCCTGGGCGGGAAAGCTGAAGGACGCCCCGTCGCTGCTCGCCTTCCTCAGGGAGAGGGAGGCGGTGGAGTTCGAGCTGGAGCGGCTCTTCGTCTTCGCCCACATGAAGGGGGACGAGGATCTGCGCGTGGGGCGCCATCAGGAACTGAAGGGGCGCGCGGAGAGCCTCTCCGTCCGGTTCGGAGCGGCCTGCTCCTTTTTCGTGCCGGAGGTGCTGGCCCTGGACGAGGAGGAACTGCGCCGCTGGGTCGCCGGGGATGAGGCCCTGAAGCAGTACGCCTTTTTCTTCGAACGACTGCTTCGGGAGAAGCCGCACGTGCTCTCCGCGGCCGGGGAGGAGCTCCTGGCGCGTTCGCGCGAGATGGCCTCCACGCCCGCCGGAGCCTTTTCTCTCCTGACGAATGCGGACATGAAGTTCCCGAAGGTCCGCGGCGAGGACGGTACCGAGGTCGAGTTGACGGAGGAGCGCTACTACAGGCTCAGCCGCTCCCGGAACCGCGAGGTGCGCAAGGCGGCCTTCGAGGGCATCCACGACACCTACGGCGGCTTCCGCAACGCCATCGGCGCACTTTATGCGGGGTCCGTGAAGGGGGACCTGTTCTACGCGCGGGCGCGGCGCTACGAAAACAGCCTCCAGGCCGCCCTGTTCGGGGACGACGTCCCGGTGTCCGTCTACGACAACGTGGTCGATACGGCTCGAAAACACTCCCCGCTGATGAAACGCTACGAGCGGCTGCGTCGGTCGGTGCTGAAACTCGATGCGCTGCACGCCTACGACCTCAACGTCCCCCTGACCGAGGAGCCGCTCGCCGACATTCCTTATGAGGATGCCTGCAGGATGGTCGTCGAGGCTCTGGCGCCCCTGGGCGAGGAGTACGTGAGCACCCTTAAAAAAGGCTTCGAGGAGCGGTGGGTGGACGTGTACGAGAACCAGGGCAAGCGGAAGGGCGCGTATTCGTGGGGAAGCTACGGAACCCGGCCCTATGTGCTGCTGAACTACAACGGGACGCTCCGCGACGTGTTCACCATTGCGCACGAGATGGGCCACTCCCTGCATTCGTGGTACTCCCGCCGCACCCAGCCCCAGGTCTACGCCGATTATCCCATCCTGCTGGCGGAGGTGGCCTCCACCACGAACGAGATGCTGCTGCTGGAATATCTGCTCAGGAGGAGCGCCTCGGCCGAGGAGAAAAAATGGCTTCTGACCTATTTCTATGACATGATTCGGGCGACGTTCTTCCGGCAGGCGCTCTTCGCCGAGTTCGAGCGCACCGTCCACGCGCGCGCCGAGGGGGGAGGGGCCCTGACGCCGGAGTACTTCTGCCGGGTGTGGGGCGAGCTGAACGAGGACTACTACGGCCCGGAGATGGTCGTCGACGAGCCCCTCAAGATGGAGTGGGCGCGAATCCCGCACTTTTACAGGGCGTTCTACGTCTACAAGTACGTGACGGGAATAACCGCCGCCTGTGCCCTCTCCGAAGCCCTGCTGACGGAGGGAGAGCCCGCGCGCGAGCGCTATCTGGCCTTTCTGAGGAGCGGATCCGCCGAGTGGCCGCTCGAGACTTTGAGACGGGCCGGGGTCGATCTGACGAGCCCGGCTCCCTTCGAGAGGACGATGGAGCTTTTCAAACGACGTCTGGACGAAGGGGAGGCCCTTTGGCGGTGA
- a CDS encoding M20/M25/M40 family metallo-hydrolase, protein MERLKEDMTVMIDKKRLLDTFLSYVQIDSESLNERAMMERVSEDLRALGAEVWFDDSGSAVGSNGGNVYARLEGGLDMEPMLFSAHLDTVKPGNGVKPVVEDGVVRSSGDTILGGDDKSGVSGIMEALRTVTEKKVPHRTIEVLFTICEEIGLRGAKHADFGKLSAKRAVVLDSSGDAGKIITSAPGQNKFLATVIGRTAHAGIAPEQGISAIQVASEAIAAMKLLRIDEETTANFGSFVSEYATNIVPERAKLVGEVRSRDTEKLKAQTEHMKRCLEDACARHGATLECEIETAYLAYGFSEDDELVREVKDACARIGVSATTAASGGGSDANVMNLSGVKAVVLGTGMDKVHTTSERITVRNLEDTARLCFALMTGQGA, encoded by the coding sequence ATGGAACGACTGAAGGAGGATATGACGGTTATGATCGATAAGAAAAGGCTTTTGGACACGTTTTTGAGCTATGTGCAGATCGACAGCGAGTCGCTGAACGAGCGTGCGATGATGGAGCGGGTCAGCGAGGATCTGCGGGCCCTCGGCGCGGAGGTCTGGTTCGACGATTCCGGCAGCGCGGTCGGCTCTAACGGCGGCAACGTCTACGCCCGCCTCGAGGGGGGGCTGGACATGGAGCCGATGCTCTTCTCCGCGCACCTCGACACGGTGAAGCCCGGCAACGGGGTGAAGCCGGTCGTCGAGGACGGCGTCGTGCGCAGCAGCGGCGACACCATTCTGGGCGGCGACGACAAGTCGGGCGTCTCCGGCATCATGGAGGCCCTGAGGACGGTCACGGAGAAAAAAGTTCCCCACCGCACGATCGAGGTGCTCTTCACGATCTGCGAGGAGATTGGCCTGAGGGGCGCGAAGCACGCCGACTTCGGCAAGCTCTCGGCGAAACGGGCCGTCGTGCTGGACAGCAGCGGCGACGCGGGCAAGATCATCACGTCCGCCCCGGGGCAGAACAAGTTTCTGGCCACCGTCATCGGAAGGACCGCCCACGCGGGGATCGCGCCGGAGCAGGGGATCAGCGCCATCCAGGTTGCGTCCGAGGCCATCGCGGCGATGAAGCTGCTGCGCATCGACGAGGAGACGACGGCGAACTTCGGCAGCTTCGTCTCCGAGTACGCGACGAACATCGTCCCGGAGCGGGCGAAGCTGGTCGGCGAGGTGCGCAGCCGCGATACGGAAAAGCTGAAGGCTCAGACCGAGCACATGAAGAGGTGCCTGGAGGATGCGTGCGCCCGGCACGGTGCGACGCTCGAGTGCGAGATAGAGACCGCCTACCTTGCGTACGGCTTTTCGGAGGACGACGAGCTGGTCCGCGAGGTGAAGGACGCGTGCGCCCGAATCGGCGTTTCCGCGACGACCGCGGCGAGCGGCGGGGGCAGCGACGCGAACGTGATGAACCTGAGCGGGGTCAAGGCGGTCGTCCTGGGCACGGGGATGGACAAGGTCCACACCACGTCCGAGCGCATCACGGTCAGGAACCTCGAGGACACGGCGCGGCTCTGCTTCGCGCTGATGACGGGGCAAGGGGCCTGA
- the citC gene encoding [citrate (pro-3S)-lyase] ligase — protein MDGGRLSEIRPGDDRARAEWEALLEREGIRRDRHLDYTVGLYDEEDRLVATGSCFADTLRCLAVDGARRGEGLLGRIVSHLVELLMEQDRPRLFLHTRSDRTPFLSGLGFYEVVRRDGISLMENRRDGFEKFLRDLSGSARPGRSAALVMNANPFTLGHRFLVERAAAENDSVHLFVVSDDVSLVPFEDRFALVKAGCDGLGNVALHRTEGYMISQAVFPSYFLEDEDAAVTAQARLDAALFERIASVLGVTRRYVGEEPFSRVTRLYNEVMALGLPNAGIELVVVPRLERDGRAVSASEVRRRIKEGDVEAVRPLVPPATYDYFFTERGREAVRRIRSASEVVHH, from the coding sequence ATGGACGGCGGACGGCTTTCCGAGATCCGGCCCGGCGACGACCGGGCCCGTGCGGAGTGGGAGGCGCTACTGGAACGGGAGGGAATCCGACGCGACCGTCACCTCGACTACACCGTGGGGCTGTACGACGAGGAGGACCGGCTGGTCGCGACCGGCTCGTGCTTCGCCGATACGTTGCGCTGCCTGGCGGTGGACGGCGCCCGACGGGGCGAGGGGCTGTTGGGCCGGATCGTGTCGCACCTCGTCGAGCTGCTGATGGAACAGGACCGACCGAGGCTCTTCCTCCACACTCGGTCCGACCGTACGCCCTTCCTTTCCGGACTGGGGTTTTACGAGGTGGTCCGACGGGACGGAATCTCGCTCATGGAGAACCGCAGGGACGGCTTCGAAAAATTTCTCCGGGACCTCTCGGGTTCCGCGCGGCCGGGCCGGAGCGCGGCCCTGGTGATGAACGCCAATCCCTTCACGCTGGGGCACCGTTTCCTGGTCGAGCGCGCAGCCGCGGAGAACGATTCGGTGCATCTCTTCGTGGTCTCGGACGACGTTTCCCTCGTCCCTTTCGAGGACCGCTTCGCGTTGGTCAAGGCGGGTTGCGACGGCCTCGGCAACGTGGCTTTGCACCGCACGGAGGGGTACATGATCTCACAGGCCGTGTTCCCCTCCTATTTTCTGGAGGACGAGGATGCGGCCGTCACGGCACAGGCTCGGTTGGACGCGGCTTTGTTCGAAAGGATCGCCTCCGTGCTGGGGGTGACGCGCCGCTATGTGGGGGAGGAGCCCTTCAGCCGCGTGACCCGGCTTTACAACGAGGTCATGGCGCTGGGACTGCCGAATGCGGGCATCGAGCTCGTCGTCGTGCCCCGCCTGGAACGGGATGGGCGTGCCGTCAGCGCCTCGGAGGTGCGGCGCCGGATCAAGGAGGGGGACGTCGAGGCCGTTCGGCCCCTCGTCCCCCCCGCCACCTACGACTACTTCTTCACCGAAAGGGGAAGGGAGGCCGTCCGCAGGATACGGTCGGCCTCAGAGGTCGTGCATCATTAG